Proteins encoded within one genomic window of Bacillus sp. 1NLA3E:
- the icmF gene encoding fused isobutyryl-CoA mutase/GTPase IcmF — MNKVEVYKPRHHIRFVTASSLFDGHDASINIMRRILQGSGAEVIHLGHNRSVEEVVNAAIQEDAQGIAISSYQGGHVEYFKYMYDLLKERGASHIRIFGGGGGVIIPKEINELHEYGITRIFSPEDGRLLGLQGMINQMLQESDFPTVDHETAQTIKKLQSGDVNTIAKLITLAEQHVEIGTEVAATAEILLKEIKTIQQTVPVIGITGTGGAGKSSLTDELIRRFINEIPEKKVAILSVDPTKQKTGGALLGDRIRMNAIFSPRVYMRSLATRRSKSELSLAIKDAISVVQSAGFDLIIVETSGIGQGDAEIAEICNVSLYVMTSEFGAPSQLEKIDMIDYADLVVINKFERKGSEDALRQVQKQYQRSRQAYDRDFSEMPVYGTIASQFNDPGTNALFAALIEKVNQNTGTTWTTTFSKSAKVEKQNVIIPNDRRYYLREISDTVRNYHKKAQEQVGIARRLFQLEGAIEAVKEKETNSEIITALGALKHETELKLTPESKNILDSWESTTKKYSAEQFVTKVRDKEIITILKSKSLSGLDIPKVALPKFTEYGEILRWVYRENVPGFFPFTAGVFPFKREGEDPKRQFAGEGTPDRTNRRFHYLSKDDTAKRLSTAFDSVTLYGEDPDHRPDIFGKIGESGVNVCTLEDMKKLYGGFDLCHPSTSVSMTINGPAPIILAMFMNTAIDQQLDKKQAELGRVLTVAEAEQVKAHTLQTVRGTVQADILKEDQGQNTCIFSTEFALRMMGDIQQYFIDQKVRNYYSVSISGYHIAEAGANPISQLAFTLANGFTFVEYYLSRGMNIDDFAPNLSFFFSNGLDPEYTVIGRVARRIWATTMRDKYRANERSQKLKYHVQTSGRSLHAQEIDFNDIRTTLQAIMALHDNCNSLHTNAYDEAITTPTEESVRRAMAIQMIITKEHGLTKNENPLQGSFIVEELTDLVEEAVLREFERMDDRGGVLGSMETQYQRGKIQDESMHYEMKKHTGELPIIGVNTYLNPNPPSEDAVNNMEIARASNEEKESQITNLRDFQARHNDQVAEALNRLKQVAVSGGNVFAELVETVKYASLGQITQSLYEVGGQYRRNM; from the coding sequence ATGAATAAAGTAGAGGTATATAAGCCACGTCATCACATTAGGTTTGTAACGGCTTCAAGTTTATTTGATGGTCATGATGCGTCCATTAATATTATGCGGCGGATTCTTCAAGGTAGCGGTGCAGAGGTCATTCATCTTGGTCACAATCGATCAGTCGAAGAGGTAGTTAACGCTGCCATCCAAGAAGATGCGCAAGGAATTGCTATATCGTCATACCAAGGTGGGCACGTTGAATACTTTAAATATATGTATGACCTACTTAAAGAAAGAGGCGCTTCTCACATCCGTATTTTTGGCGGTGGTGGTGGTGTAATCATTCCGAAAGAAATCAATGAACTCCATGAATACGGAATCACAAGAATTTTTTCACCAGAAGATGGCCGTCTCCTAGGCTTACAAGGAATGATCAATCAGATGCTGCAGGAAAGCGACTTTCCGACGGTTGATCATGAAACTGCCCAAACGATTAAGAAGCTCCAATCAGGTGATGTAAATACTATTGCCAAATTAATCACTCTTGCCGAGCAACATGTTGAAATTGGCACAGAAGTTGCTGCTACAGCCGAAATCCTACTTAAAGAAATAAAAACCATCCAACAAACAGTACCTGTTATCGGAATCACTGGGACAGGTGGAGCTGGAAAAAGCTCGCTTACCGATGAATTAATTCGCCGTTTCATAAACGAAATTCCTGAGAAAAAAGTGGCGATTCTATCTGTTGACCCAACCAAACAAAAAACAGGAGGAGCCCTCCTTGGAGACCGAATTCGCATGAACGCTATCTTTTCACCGCGCGTTTATATGAGGAGTTTAGCGACAAGGCGTTCTAAAAGTGAATTATCATTAGCGATCAAAGACGCTATTTCTGTTGTGCAATCAGCTGGTTTTGATCTAATCATTGTTGAAACAAGCGGAATTGGCCAAGGGGATGCTGAAATTGCTGAAATTTGTAACGTATCCCTTTATGTGATGACAAGCGAATTTGGAGCACCGAGCCAACTTGAAAAAATAGATATGATTGATTATGCCGACCTAGTCGTTATTAATAAGTTTGAGCGCAAGGGCTCTGAAGATGCTTTGCGCCAAGTTCAAAAACAATATCAACGCAGCCGTCAAGCGTATGACCGCGACTTTTCGGAAATGCCTGTATATGGAACAATTGCCAGCCAATTCAATGATCCAGGAACAAACGCCTTGTTTGCGGCCTTAATTGAAAAAGTGAATCAAAACACAGGGACGACTTGGACGACGACTTTTTCAAAGTCTGCAAAGGTTGAGAAACAAAATGTAATCATTCCGAATGATCGCCGTTATTACTTGCGAGAAATTTCCGATACAGTGCGTAATTACCATAAAAAAGCACAAGAGCAAGTTGGGATTGCTCGCAGACTATTCCAGCTTGAAGGAGCAATTGAAGCGGTTAAAGAAAAAGAAACCAACTCAGAAATCATTACCGCACTTGGGGCCTTAAAGCATGAGACAGAATTAAAACTTACACCTGAATCAAAAAATATTCTCGATAGCTGGGAAAGCACCACAAAAAAATACTCTGCTGAACAATTTGTTACGAAAGTCCGCGACAAAGAAATCATTACTATACTTAAATCAAAAAGCCTTTCCGGGCTCGATATCCCGAAAGTGGCGCTGCCTAAGTTTACTGAATACGGAGAAATATTACGCTGGGTTTACCGCGAAAATGTTCCAGGCTTCTTTCCGTTTACTGCTGGAGTGTTTCCATTTAAGCGGGAAGGTGAAGATCCAAAACGGCAATTTGCTGGTGAAGGAACACCAGATCGAACCAATCGACGCTTCCATTATCTATCCAAGGACGATACAGCAAAACGTCTCAGTACTGCGTTCGATTCTGTTACTCTTTACGGGGAAGATCCTGACCACCGTCCTGACATTTTCGGGAAAATTGGCGAAAGTGGTGTAAACGTTTGCACGTTGGAAGATATGAAAAAGCTGTATGGCGGCTTTGACTTATGCCATCCGTCTACATCGGTTTCGATGACGATCAATGGACCAGCGCCAATCATCCTAGCGATGTTCATGAATACAGCGATTGACCAACAGCTTGATAAAAAACAAGCAGAGTTAGGTCGGGTATTAACTGTTGCTGAAGCAGAACAAGTAAAGGCACACACGTTACAAACCGTCCGTGGTACGGTTCAAGCTGATATTTTAAAAGAAGATCAAGGCCAAAATACTTGTATTTTCTCGACTGAATTTGCTTTACGGATGATGGGTGATATTCAACAATATTTTATTGACCAAAAGGTCCGAAATTATTATTCGGTTTCTATTTCCGGGTACCATATTGCGGAGGCTGGCGCTAATCCAATTTCGCAGCTGGCTTTCACGCTTGCGAATGGTTTCACTTTCGTGGAGTACTATTTAAGTAGAGGTATGAACATAGATGATTTTGCGCCGAATCTATCTTTCTTTTTCTCAAATGGGCTTGATCCTGAGTATACGGTGATTGGTCGAGTTGCCCGTCGAATTTGGGCGACGACGATGCGTGATAAGTACCGGGCGAATGAGCGGAGTCAGAAGTTAAAATATCATGTTCAAACTTCAGGACGGTCGCTGCATGCTCAAGAAATCGACTTTAATGATATTCGGACAACGCTTCAGGCAATCATGGCTCTGCATGATAATTGTAATTCTCTTCATACGAATGCATATGATGAGGCGATTACAACTCCGACGGAAGAATCAGTGCGCCGCGCGATGGCGATTCAAATGATTATTACCAAGGAGCATGGTTTAACCAAAAATGAAAATCCGTTGCAAGGTTCGTTTATTGTGGAAGAGTTGACTGATCTTGTTGAGGAAGCCGTTCTTCGTGAATTTGAACGAATGGATGATCGCGGTGGCGTGCTTGGCTCGATGGAAACACAATATCAACGCGGAAAAATCCAGGATGAGTCGATGCATTATGAAATGAAAAAGCATACGGGAGAGCTTCCAATTATCGGGGTTAATACGTATTTAAATCCGAATCCACCATCAGAGGATG
- a CDS encoding TetR/AcrR family transcriptional regulator, which yields MKKQRREIHASVKDERLVKMRRNQMIKGAIALFKQKGFHRTTTREIAKAAGFSIGTLYEYIRSKEDILYLVCDSIYDEVKDRLEQDLASHQGTLKSLRYGIENFFRVMDSVQEEVLVMYQEAKSLSKDALPYVLEKEIDMVSMLEDVIQLVVDKGELCMTTKEVKLWAHNVVVQGQMWGFRRWTIQKQYTLDEYIEMQTDWIFAGLKGFYVKEAEGRV from the coding sequence ATGAAAAAGCAAAGACGTGAAATACATGCATCAGTAAAGGATGAGCGTCTCGTTAAAATGAGGCGAAATCAAATGATTAAAGGTGCTATTGCTCTTTTTAAACAAAAAGGATTTCATCGCACCACCACTCGAGAGATTGCTAAAGCTGCTGGTTTTAGTATTGGGACGCTTTATGAATACATCAGGTCAAAAGAGGATATTTTGTATCTCGTTTGTGACAGCATTTATGATGAAGTGAAAGACCGGTTGGAGCAGGATTTGGCTTCCCACCAAGGGACACTTAAGAGCTTAAGATATGGAATTGAAAATTTCTTTCGAGTCATGGATAGTGTGCAGGAAGAGGTCCTCGTCATGTATCAGGAGGCCAAATCGCTGTCAAAAGATGCACTCCCATATGTATTAGAGAAAGAAATAGATATGGTTTCAATGCTTGAGGATGTGATTCAACTCGTCGTCGATAAAGGCGAATTATGCATGACGACGAAGGAAGTAAAATTATGGGCGCATAATGTTGTCGTCCAAGGTCAGATGTGGGGATTCCGGCGCTGGACAATCCAAAAACAATATACACTTGATGAGTATATTGAAATGCAAACGGACTGGATTTTTGCCGGCTTAAAGGGATTTTATGTTAAAGAAGCGGAGGGGCGAGTATGA
- a CDS encoding acyl-CoA dehydrogenase: MNFQLSEEHEMIRKMVRDFARNEVAPSAAERDENERFDREIFAKMAELGLTGIPWPEEYGGIGSDYLAYCIAVEELSRVCASTGVTLSAHTSLAGWPIFKFGSEEQKQKYLRPMAQGEKIGGYGLTEAGSGSDAGGMRTTARLNGDHYVLNGAKIFITNGGVADTYVVFALTDPENKQKGTSAFIVESDFPGFSVGKKEKKLGIRSSPTTEIIFEDCIVPVENLLGKEGEGFKIAMMTLDGGRNGIAAQAVGIAQGALDAAVDYSRERVQFGKPIALQQGIGFKLADMATGVEAARLLTYQAAWLESKGLPYGKESAMSKLFAGDTAMKVTTEAVQIFGGYGYTKDYPVERFMRDAKITQIYEGTQEIQRLVISRMLTK, from the coding sequence ATGAATTTTCAATTGTCTGAAGAACATGAAATGATCCGAAAAATGGTACGTGACTTTGCTAGAAACGAAGTAGCTCCTAGCGCTGCAGAACGTGATGAAAACGAACGCTTTGACCGTGAAATTTTCGCTAAAATGGCAGAGCTTGGTTTAACAGGTATTCCTTGGCCAGAAGAGTACGGCGGAATCGGCAGTGACTATTTAGCCTATTGTATCGCTGTTGAAGAATTATCTCGTGTTTGTGCTTCAACAGGGGTTACATTATCTGCCCACACATCTTTAGCTGGCTGGCCGATTTTTAAATTTGGTAGCGAAGAGCAAAAACAAAAATATTTGCGCCCAATGGCTCAAGGTGAAAAAATTGGTGGTTACGGCTTAACGGAAGCCGGTAGTGGATCGGATGCAGGTGGAATGAGAACAACTGCCCGCCTTAATGGAGATCACTATGTTCTAAACGGTGCAAAAATCTTTATTACAAATGGTGGAGTAGCCGACACTTATGTGGTATTCGCCCTAACTGATCCTGAAAACAAGCAAAAAGGAACAAGCGCCTTTATCGTAGAAAGTGATTTCCCAGGCTTTTCAGTAGGGAAAAAGGAAAAGAAACTAGGAATTCGTTCTTCACCAACAACAGAAATCATTTTCGAAGATTGCATTGTTCCAGTTGAAAATCTTCTTGGCAAAGAAGGAGAAGGCTTTAAAATTGCCATGATGACTCTAGATGGTGGTCGTAATGGAATCGCTGCTCAAGCTGTTGGAATTGCCCAAGGTGCCCTTGATGCTGCCGTTGATTACTCAAGAGAACGCGTTCAATTTGGTAAACCAATTGCACTACAACAAGGAATTGGCTTTAAACTTGCTGATATGGCAACAGGCGTAGAGGCAGCTAGACTATTAACTTATCAAGCTGCATGGCTTGAATCAAAAGGCCTTCCATACGGAAAAGAATCAGCGATGTCGAAACTTTTTGCAGGTGATACAGCGATGAAAGTGACTACAGAAGCTGTGCAAATTTTCGGTGGTTACGGTTATACAAAGGATTATCCAGTGGAACGTTTCATGCGTGATGCTAAAATTACCCAAATTTATGAAGGAACACAAGAAATTCAACGCCTCGTAATCTCACGGATGCTTACAAAGTAG
- a CDS encoding acyl-CoA dehydrogenase, whose protein sequence is MDLKYTDEQEMMRKMVRDFARTEIAPFIEKMEQGQFPREILTKMAQLGLMGIPIPEQYGGAGMDFISYIIAINELSKVSATVGVILSVHTSVGTNPIVYFGTEEQKQKYVPKLAAGEYLGAFCLTEPQAGSDAAGIKTRAIKDGEDYVINGSKIFITNGGEADVYIVFAVTDPSAGSKGITTFIVEKDTPGFIVGKDEKKMGLHGSRTVQLTFENMRVSGENILGKEGEGLKIALGNLDVGRIGIAAQALGIAEAALEAATEYASGRQQFGKPISRQQGVGFKLADMATSIEAARLLVYRAADLRAKGKPCGLEASMAKLFASRTAVEVTTEAIQVFGGYGYTEDYPVERYFRDAKITEIYEGTSEIQRLVISKQLTK, encoded by the coding sequence ATGGACCTCAAGTATACTGACGAACAAGAAATGATGCGCAAAATGGTTCGAGATTTTGCCCGAACCGAAATCGCCCCTTTTATTGAAAAAATGGAACAAGGCCAGTTTCCACGAGAAATTCTAACGAAAATGGCGCAACTAGGCTTGATGGGAATTCCGATTCCAGAGCAATACGGTGGGGCTGGAATGGATTTCATTTCTTATATTATCGCGATTAATGAACTGTCAAAGGTTAGTGCGACGGTTGGGGTAATCCTATCCGTACACACCTCTGTCGGAACAAATCCAATCGTTTATTTTGGGACAGAAGAGCAAAAGCAAAAATATGTTCCAAAGCTGGCCGCTGGCGAGTACTTAGGTGCGTTTTGTTTAACTGAACCACAAGCTGGCTCCGATGCAGCAGGGATCAAAACAAGGGCCATAAAAGACGGCGAAGATTACGTCATTAATGGTTCAAAAATCTTTATTACAAACGGTGGCGAAGCTGATGTTTACATCGTTTTTGCAGTCACCGATCCAAGTGCCGGTAGCAAAGGCATTACCACTTTTATCGTTGAAAAAGATACACCGGGCTTTATCGTCGGCAAAGACGAGAAAAAGATGGGATTACACGGCTCTAGAACTGTGCAGCTAACATTTGAAAATATGAGAGTTTCCGGGGAGAACATTCTTGGAAAAGAAGGCGAAGGGTTAAAAATTGCCCTTGGTAATCTCGATGTTGGACGCATTGGCATTGCCGCTCAAGCCCTTGGTATTGCGGAGGCAGCCTTAGAAGCAGCCACAGAATATGCAAGTGGGCGGCAGCAATTTGGTAAGCCAATCTCTCGTCAGCAGGGCGTTGGCTTCAAGCTCGCTGATATGGCGACTTCAATTGAAGCAGCCAGACTATTAGTCTATCGAGCTGCTGATCTCCGTGCAAAAGGCAAACCATGTGGGCTAGAGGCCTCAATGGCGAAGCTGTTTGCATCGAGAACAGCGGTGGAAGTGACAACGGAAGCCATTCAAGTTTTTGGCGGATACGGTTATACCGAAGACTATCCAGTTGAACGTTACTTCCGTGATGCAAAAATCACTGAAATTTACGAGGGTACCAGCGAAATTCAACGACTCGTTATTAGTAAACAACTGACAAAATAG
- a CDS encoding 3-hydroxybutyryl-CoA dehydrogenase, translating to MNVQTIMVIGAGQMGSGIAQVCAQAGYKVLLNDLKPEFVERGLGGISKNLARNVEKGRMTAETRDGILSNISASTTLQDAEAVDLVIEAAVENMEIKTKIFTQLDAIAPAHAILASNTSSLPITEIAAVTNRPEQVIGMHFMNPVPVMKLVEIIRGLATADKVYQTIEDITKNLEKVPVEVNDFPGFISNRILLPMLNEAIYALYEGVASKEAIDDVMKLGMNHPMGPLTLADFIGLDTCLYIMETLHEGFGDDKYRPCPLLRKYVKAGWLGKKTGRGFYVYE from the coding sequence ATGAACGTTCAAACGATTATGGTAATTGGGGCCGGACAAATGGGTTCGGGTATCGCCCAAGTATGTGCACAAGCAGGCTACAAAGTATTATTAAATGACCTTAAACCTGAGTTTGTTGAACGCGGTTTAGGCGGAATCAGCAAAAACCTGGCTCGCAATGTTGAAAAAGGACGAATGACAGCGGAAACTCGCGATGGCATCTTGTCCAATATTTCGGCATCAACAACCTTACAAGACGCCGAAGCTGTTGATTTAGTAATCGAAGCGGCTGTTGAAAATATGGAAATCAAAACAAAGATTTTCACTCAACTTGATGCGATTGCACCGGCGCATGCCATTTTAGCCAGCAATACTTCTTCACTTCCAATTACGGAAATTGCCGCAGTCACAAACAGACCAGAACAAGTAATCGGCATGCACTTTATGAACCCAGTACCGGTTATGAAGCTAGTTGAAATTATCCGTGGCTTAGCAACTGCTGATAAAGTCTATCAAACGATTGAAGACATCACTAAAAACTTAGAAAAGGTTCCTGTAGAAGTCAATGATTTCCCAGGATTTATCTCCAATAGAATCCTTCTACCAATGCTCAATGAAGCAATTTATGCCCTTTATGAAGGAGTTGCTTCTAAGGAAGCAATTGACGATGTTATGAAGCTTGGCATGAACCATCCAATGGGACCATTAACACTTGCTGATTTCATCGGTTTAGACACTTGCTTATACATTATGGAAACACTACATGAGGGCTTCGGTGACGATAAATATCGGCCATGTCCACTACTTCGCAAATATGTGAAGGCTGGCTGGCTCGGCAAAAAGACAGGTCGAGGATTCTACGTCTATGAGTAA
- a CDS encoding acetyl-CoA C-acetyltransferase, with the protein MGKTVILSGIRTPFGKFGGGLSQLTAAELGGIAIKGALEKAQVKPDEVNEVIFGTVLQGGQGQIPSRQAARNAGLPWEVKTETVNKVCASGMRSVTLADQIIRLGDEEVIVAGGMESMSNAPYLLPKARWGLKMGDAAVTDLMIRDGLSCSFTGAHMGTYGNSTAEELEISREDQDKWAYRSHKLAVEAIKSGKFAEEIIPVEVPKRKGHPTVIEHDESPRPDTTVEVLAKLGPAFNRAGTITAGNAPGVNDGAAALVLMSEERAIREGRQPEAIILGHAEVGLEAKDFPKSPGVVIKELLKKTGKRVEEIDLFEINEAFAAVALASQKVAGLDPEKINVNGGAVALGHPIGASGARIILTLIRELQRRGGGIGIAAICSGGGQGDAIMIEVPKQ; encoded by the coding sequence ATGGGGAAGACAGTCATTTTAAGCGGAATACGAACACCATTTGGAAAGTTTGGCGGAGGCTTAAGCCAATTAACGGCTGCTGAGCTTGGGGGAATTGCCATTAAAGGGGCATTAGAAAAGGCCCAAGTTAAACCCGATGAGGTAAACGAAGTCATTTTTGGTACTGTATTGCAAGGTGGACAAGGGCAAATCCCATCGCGCCAGGCTGCAAGAAACGCAGGTCTCCCATGGGAGGTTAAGACTGAAACGGTTAACAAAGTATGTGCATCTGGAATGCGTAGCGTTACACTCGCGGATCAGATCATCAGATTGGGCGATGAGGAAGTGATTGTTGCGGGTGGAATGGAATCAATGAGTAATGCTCCTTATTTACTACCTAAGGCTCGTTGGGGTTTAAAAATGGGCGATGCAGCTGTTACAGATTTAATGATTCGTGACGGGTTAAGCTGTAGTTTTACCGGTGCTCATATGGGGACTTATGGAAATAGTACAGCTGAGGAGCTTGAAATCAGCCGTGAGGACCAAGATAAATGGGCCTATAGAAGTCACAAATTAGCCGTTGAGGCCATTAAGTCAGGTAAGTTTGCTGAAGAAATCATTCCAGTTGAGGTTCCAAAACGTAAGGGGCACCCAACGGTCATTGAACATGATGAATCTCCTCGTCCTGATACAACAGTTGAGGTATTGGCAAAACTTGGTCCAGCTTTTAACAGAGCAGGAACGATTACGGCAGGTAATGCCCCTGGTGTAAACGACGGAGCAGCCGCTTTAGTGTTAATGAGTGAAGAGCGGGCGATCCGAGAAGGTCGACAACCAGAAGCGATTATCCTTGGTCATGCTGAAGTGGGCTTAGAGGCAAAAGATTTTCCAAAAAGTCCTGGTGTCGTCATTAAAGAACTCCTTAAGAAAACAGGTAAACGGGTTGAGGAAATTGATTTATTTGAAATAAATGAAGCTTTCGCGGCTGTCGCGTTAGCAAGCCAAAAAGTTGCGGGTCTTGATCCTGAAAAAATCAATGTAAACGGTGGAGCCGTAGCGTTGGGCCATCCAATTGGCGCAAGCGGTGCCAGAATTATTTTAACACTCATTCGCGAATTACAACGTCGCGGCGGTGGCATTGGAATTGCAGCCATCTGCAGCGGTGGCGGCCAAGGCGACGCAATTATGATAGAAGTACCTAAGCAGTAA